One Pseudomonas sp. MM213 genomic window, TGCGCCTTCCTTTTATTTTGATGCTCGCTGGCGTTCTTGGCCTGGCGGGTTGCAGCGTTCACCAACCGGTGTCGCTGTATCAGCTGGACAGCGGAAGTCCGGCTCAGCCTGCGCAAAGCGCGGGCATGGCGGTATTGCTCGGCCCGGTTACGGTTGCCGATTACCTGCAGCGTGAAACGCTGTTGCAGCGTCAGCCGGATGGCAGTCTTCAGGCCTCGACCGATGGTCGTTGGGCCGGCAGCCTTTCTTCCGACATCGATCAACTGTTGCTGCGTCAGGTAGCGGGTCATCTGGACAGTCAGCGTGTGGTGCTGGCGCCGGCGAGCGTGGGCTTCACACCGGATGTTCAGGTACTGCTGACCATCACGCGCCTGGACTCGGGCGAGTCGCAACCGGCGA contains:
- a CDS encoding PqiC family protein, whose amino-acid sequence is MTALRLPFILMLAGVLGLAGCSVHQPVSLYQLDSGSPAQPAQSAGMAVLLGPVTVADYLQRETLLQRQPDGSLQASTDGRWAGSLSSDIDQLLLRQVAGHLDSQRVVLAPASVGFTPDVQVLLTITRLDSGESQPAILDAQWRLIDRRGQVRDNRIVHLQEQHAGGTAAQVQAQGVLLQKLAEQLSIALKPLANQPPIAEAPKKPAAKPVAPATEQEKQPKIPMAAPIRTDMEVFRF